From the Nodularia sp. NIES-3585 genome, one window contains:
- a CDS encoding DUF3531 family protein, with product MQIQFREVNPFDVWIWLKFTTIPSGREKQYIEEVFNSWFYLGKLGAFNAENLQVQETGLEISYMDYDPEGYDKSLLALMHNMGEFEYEGQWARCWFDMGTADAVALDILINALKQLNQEYVTIEELYIGGENEDWPVEDSDNPNHAMYDN from the coding sequence ATGCAAATTCAGTTCCGTGAAGTTAACCCTTTTGATGTATGGATTTGGCTAAAATTCACGACAATTCCTTCAGGACGTGAAAAGCAATACATAGAAGAAGTTTTTAATTCCTGGTTTTATCTTGGTAAATTAGGAGCATTTAATGCCGAAAATCTGCAAGTTCAAGAAACAGGACTGGAAATCAGTTATATGGATTATGATCCAGAAGGGTATGACAAAAGCTTGCTAGCACTCATGCACAATATGGGCGAGTTTGAGTATGAAGGACAGTGGGCGCGTTGTTGGTTTGACATGGGAACTGCTGATGCGGTCGCGCTGGATATTTTAATCAATGCTCTCAAACAGTTAAATCAAGAATATGTCACTATTGAGGAATTATATATCGGCGGCGAAAATGAAGATTGGCCTGTAGAGGATAGTGACAACCCTAATCACGCTATGTACGATAATTAA
- a CDS encoding glycoside hydrolase family 57 protein encodes MAIGYVALVLHAHLPFVRHPESDYVLEEEWLYEAITETYIPLLKVFEGLKRDGIDFKITMSMTPPLVSMLRDPLLQERYDAHLAQLEELIELEIERNAKNGHLRYLAEHYATEFNEARQVWEGYKGDLITGFKKFQDSNNLEIITCGATHGYLPLMKMYPQAVWAQIQVACEHYEQTFGQAPRGIWLPECAYYEGVERMLADAGLRYFLTDGHGILYARPRPRFGTYAPIFTEPGVAAFGRDHESSQQVWSSEVGYPGAAEYREFYKDLGWEAEYEYIKPYIMPNGQRKNTGIKYHKITGRGLGLSDKALYDPYWAREKAAEHAANFMYNRERQAEHLHGIMGRPPIIVSPYDAELFGHWWYEGPWFIDYLFRKSWHDQGTYQMAHLADYLRTEPNQQVCRPSQSSWGYKGFHEYWLNETNAWIYPHLHKASERMIEISHIEAEDDLQEKALNQAARELLLAQSSDWAFIMRTGTMVPYAVRRTRSHLMRFNKLYEDVKIGKVDSGWLEKVELMDNIFPQINYRVYRPLS; translated from the coding sequence ATGGCTATCGGCTACGTCGCGCTTGTACTTCATGCACATCTGCCCTTTGTTCGTCACCCAGAAAGTGACTATGTGTTGGAAGAAGAATGGCTTTATGAAGCCATCACCGAAACATACATTCCTTTATTGAAAGTATTTGAGGGCTTAAAGCGAGACGGTATCGACTTTAAAATCACCATGAGTATGACACCGCCGCTAGTGTCTATGCTCCGCGATCCCCTATTGCAAGAACGCTATGACGCGCACTTAGCCCAACTAGAAGAACTTATAGAACTGGAAATTGAGCGTAATGCCAAAAATGGGCATCTTCGTTATTTAGCAGAACATTACGCTACTGAGTTTAACGAAGCGCGTCAAGTCTGGGAAGGCTACAAAGGTGACTTGATCACAGGTTTTAAGAAGTTTCAAGATAGTAATAACTTAGAAATTATCACTTGTGGTGCTACTCACGGCTATCTACCGCTGATGAAAATGTATCCCCAAGCTGTGTGGGCGCAAATTCAGGTAGCTTGTGAACACTACGAGCAAACTTTTGGACAAGCACCCAGAGGGATTTGGTTGCCGGAATGCGCTTACTATGAAGGTGTAGAGCGAATGCTGGCGGATGCTGGTTTACGCTATTTTCTCACTGATGGACATGGAATTTTATACGCCCGTCCTCGCCCACGCTTTGGTACTTACGCCCCAATTTTTACAGAACCTGGTGTTGCAGCTTTTGGTCGAGACCATGAATCTTCGCAGCAGGTATGGTCTTCTGAGGTGGGTTATCCCGGCGCAGCAGAGTATCGGGAATTTTACAAAGATTTGGGCTGGGAAGCGGAATATGAGTACATTAAGCCCTATATCATGCCCAATGGTCAGCGAAAAAACACAGGGATTAAGTATCACAAAATTACTGGACGTGGTTTAGGGCTTTCAGATAAAGCCCTCTATGATCCTTATTGGGCGAGGGAAAAAGCGGCAGAACACGCTGCCAACTTTATGTATAACCGTGAACGCCAAGCCGAGCATTTACACGGTATTATGGGTCGTCCGCCCATTATTGTTTCGCCTTATGATGCCGAGTTATTTGGTCACTGGTGGTATGAAGGCCCTTGGTTTATTGATTACTTGTTCCGTAAATCATGGCATGACCAAGGAACATATCAAATGGCTCATCTGGCTGATTATTTGCGGACAGAACCAAACCAACAAGTTTGTCGCCCTTCGCAGTCGAGTTGGGGCTATAAGGGTTTCCATGAGTATTGGTTGAACGAAACAAATGCTTGGATTTATCCACATTTACATAAAGCCAGCGAACGCATGATTGAAATATCGCACATAGAAGCCGAAGACGACTTGCAGGAGAAAGCACTGAACCAAGCCGCGCGGGAACTTTTATTAGCGCAATCTTCTGACTGGGCTTTTATTATGCGGACGGGAACAATGGTTCCCTATGCTGTGAGAAGAACGCGATCGCACTTGATGCGGTTTAATAAGCTCTACGAAGACGTTAAAATTGGCAAAGTGGATAGTGGTTGGCTGGAAAAGGTGGAATTAATGGATAATATCTTCCCTCAAATTAACTATCGGGTTTACCGTCCTTTGTCCTAG
- a CDS encoding NUDIX hydrolase: MSKLGKIRVLALGLIRDGGRIFVSEGYDSLKNETYYRALGGGVDFGETSQAALKREFQEEIQADLTNIHYVGCIESIFTFNGKQGHEIIQVYQCDFVDSKFYQLESLIFSESKHHQHKALWVDISHFKAGKLKLVPQEFFGYL; the protein is encoded by the coding sequence ATGAGCAAACTAGGAAAAATTCGGGTATTAGCTTTAGGATTGATCCGGGATGGCGGACGCATTTTTGTTTCTGAAGGCTACGATTCCCTAAAAAATGAAACTTACTATCGCGCTTTAGGTGGTGGAGTTGACTTTGGCGAAACTAGCCAAGCTGCTTTAAAACGAGAATTTCAAGAAGAAATCCAAGCAGACTTAACAAATATTCACTATGTGGGTTGCATAGAAAGTATATTTACATTTAACGGTAAGCAAGGACACGAAATTATTCAAGTTTATCAATGTGATTTCGTTGATTCTAAATTCTATCAATTGGAAAGCTTAATATTTTCTGAATCAAAACATCATCAACATAAAGCACTATGGGTAGATATTTCTCACTTTAAAGCTGGTAAATTAAAATTAGTTCCTCAAGAATTTTTTGGATACTTGTAA